A single window of Psychromonas ingrahamii 37 DNA harbors:
- a CDS encoding carbohydrate-binding CenC domain-containing protein, whose product MKVIKGFKLANVVLASAMALALAGCNGDDLLSHKPDAPAAPKDTTDLSGKAADGYLSGAIVCLDVNDDKICGIDEPTATTSAGGGFSITGVAQSLIDAHPLLVQITADTIDEDYPEKTLTPYTLSAPVGFTFVSPITTMIQNAIESDSSISAKDAEDLVKAQLGTTLDLSQDYIAGKSDSANQAEFEKLHKVAQVVARIIAAKVDQFNGAATAFTAKEISTAIMAEVFKATGGIAGQVDAAIEAGSAFDPDTIATEIGDKIVVAVKSDAKEYVLISSTGTASEINDATVVGEWSTGSVINAAGNYDGLDAWTVTSGAGGDNNWGTVLALSDGFVGDFSAFDKLTLKIATSGGYADGYFIKIGAGGVETEIPLSVTDGSTSWQDVEVDLANYDLSSIEYIAVFAKTGTAGVSKIHIADLALGQQPDAVPDTVIQEYTLISSAGTASEINANTEVGEWSTGSVINAEASYEGLNAWSVTSGAGGDNNWGTVLALTGGFVGDFTAFDKLKLKVATSGGYADGYFIKIGAGGVETEIPLSVSDGTTGWQDVEVNLATYDLSSIEFIAIFAKTGTAGVSQIHIADLSLVQLADTGTSTEDAALEVQKTAAAILVDTSYTTSTWATLTTALAMPETTQAEVTAKTEAITTATAGLEQKAPVGVDKTSLSAAITASEGDNLRQTGIGEAEGQASQTDWQAFYDAILAAGVIRDAAADQAAVDQAVSDLAAAQVVFNGAKVGTIIDQVVDSSPRAPVFTVFNDQINPKWAAWGCCDNASTQHIYDASDAYANVTQFSIFGEAVAGFTSRSNAQDPSHTAVDGIPFDASAIAATGTIEFDLKMTTPADAGDTTWKFKVESSGGGAIELDLANAPTAEWQHYSFSLAGLGTVNTSAIDLLMVFPAWGTGTGAVYSVDNVQFFDAPAAGDRTPGASGDSATTTVAAGIDFEGSQLTWESFDTAALQFVANPDSSGTNSSATVAKLTNLTSDGEWVGAFTRGGLETFTLDASNNVVKIWVYKNTISPVHIKFEKQHGDGWGAHPSRSVSNTLINQWEELTIDFAADIGLPENDAIGGFVVMPDVTNARSEESVIYFDNISFSGDGDSTNSVDPVGSVVEEGVALVTDGGFESATLGDWADESQNSAIAQVSSEDSQSGTYSAKLSADTAQVAMIRLIDPAPGTVVAGQSVIVSFDLKGSIDGPGGVFFAELMSNLAGDGTSKSELLSGGPLFPNATWTNYRYETTLGNDVDGGLSLLLKADPGAAVNITAYIDNIVINALAAVDAPVELTAAAPAPTASAADVISIFSDSYTSVAGVNTNPDWGQSTVTTEVDIAGNNTLKMAALTYQGLDLSAQDLSSKTYLHLDYWTADATGFDVYLIGGGETAHAITPVTGSWQSIEIPLSVYTGVNLTAVNQFKFDAQAYDTSATIHFDNMYFY is encoded by the coding sequence ATGAAAGTAATTAAAGGTTTTAAATTAGCAAATGTTGTATTGGCTAGTGCAATGGCACTCGCATTAGCTGGTTGTAATGGGGATGATTTATTAAGTCATAAACCAGATGCACCAGCTGCTCCAAAGGATACAACTGATCTGTCAGGTAAGGCTGCAGATGGTTATTTAAGCGGAGCGATAGTTTGCCTTGATGTCAATGATGATAAAATATGTGGTATCGATGAGCCAACGGCAACCACTAGTGCTGGTGGGGGGTTTAGTATAACAGGTGTTGCACAAAGTCTGATTGATGCCCATCCTCTGTTAGTTCAAATAACTGCAGATACAATAGATGAAGACTACCCTGAGAAAACGTTAACACCCTATACATTAAGCGCGCCTGTTGGTTTTACCTTTGTCAGCCCGATTACCACAATGATTCAAAATGCGATTGAAAGTGACAGTAGCATTTCAGCAAAAGATGCTGAAGATTTGGTAAAAGCGCAGCTAGGAACAACATTAGACTTAAGTCAAGACTATATTGCAGGCAAGAGCGACAGTGCAAACCAAGCTGAGTTTGAAAAATTGCACAAAGTGGCACAGGTTGTCGCGCGAATTATTGCCGCTAAGGTGGATCAGTTCAACGGTGCAGCAACAGCGTTTACTGCTAAGGAAATAAGCACGGCAATAATGGCTGAAGTGTTTAAAGCAACTGGAGGTATTGCAGGGCAGGTTGATGCGGCAATTGAAGCTGGTTCGGCATTTGATCCTGATACTATCGCTACCGAAATCGGAGATAAAATTGTAGTAGCTGTTAAATCTGATGCAAAAGAATATGTATTGATCTCTTCAACAGGTACGGCAAGTGAAATTAATGATGCTACTGTAGTTGGTGAATGGAGTACTGGAAGTGTAATTAATGCTGCGGGTAACTATGATGGATTGGATGCCTGGACTGTTACATCAGGTGCAGGCGGGGATAATAATTGGGGAACGGTACTAGCTTTATCGGATGGTTTTGTAGGTGATTTCAGTGCATTCGATAAATTAACATTAAAAATAGCCACATCGGGTGGTTATGCTGATGGCTACTTTATTAAAATAGGTGCAGGTGGCGTAGAGACAGAGATTCCATTATCAGTTACTGATGGATCAACAAGCTGGCAAGATGTAGAGGTTGATCTTGCTAATTATGATCTCTCGTCAATTGAATATATTGCGGTCTTTGCTAAAACTGGAACGGCAGGTGTTTCTAAGATTCATATTGCCGACTTAGCGCTCGGGCAACAACCAGATGCTGTTCCTGACACAGTGATCCAAGAGTATACCTTGATCTCATCAGCAGGTACGGCAAGTGAAATTAATGCGAATACTGAGGTTGGTGAGTGGAGTACAGGAAGTGTAATAAATGCCGAGGCTAGTTATGAAGGGCTTAATGCTTGGTCAGTTACATCAGGTGCAGGCGGGGATAATAATTGGGGAACGGTACTTGCTCTAACCGGTGGTTTTGTAGGTGATTTTACTGCATTCGATAAATTAAAATTAAAAGTAGCCACATCGGGCGGTTATGCTGATGGCTACTTTATTAAAATAGGTGCAGGCGGCGTAGAGACAGAGATTCCATTATCAGTTAGTGATGGAACAACAGGCTGGCAAGATGTAGAGGTTAATCTTGCCACCTACGATCTCTCTTCGATTGAATTTATTGCGATTTTTGCTAAAACCGGGACGGCAGGTGTTTCTCAGATTCATATTGCCGATTTATCGCTTGTGCAATTGGCTGATACAGGCACAAGTACAGAGGATGCAGCGTTAGAAGTACAGAAAACAGCAGCAGCCATACTTGTGGATACAAGCTATACAACATCAACTTGGGCAACACTTACAACCGCATTAGCAATGCCAGAAACAACCCAAGCAGAAGTGACAGCTAAAACAGAAGCAATAACAACTGCAACAGCTGGATTAGAGCAAAAAGCACCAGTTGGAGTAGATAAGACATCTTTATCAGCAGCAATCACTGCCTCTGAGGGTGATAATTTACGCCAAACAGGTATTGGTGAGGCTGAAGGTCAAGCTTCACAGACAGACTGGCAGGCATTTTATGATGCTATTTTAGCAGCTGGAGTTATTCGTGATGCAGCCGCAGATCAGGCTGCAGTAGATCAAGCAGTCAGTGATTTAGCAGCCGCACAAGTTGTATTTAATGGAGCAAAAGTAGGTACAATTATTGACCAAGTTGTTGACTCAAGCCCTCGTGCTCCTGTGTTCACTGTTTTTAATGATCAGATTAATCCTAAATGGGCGGCATGGGGATGTTGTGATAACGCCTCAACACAACATATTTATGATGCTTCTGATGCCTACGCTAATGTCACTCAGTTTTCAATTTTTGGTGAAGCGGTGGCCGGTTTTACCAGCCGAAGTAATGCACAAGATCCATCCCATACTGCTGTAGACGGGATTCCTTTTGATGCCAGTGCGATAGCAGCAACGGGCACAATAGAATTCGATCTGAAAATGACGACACCGGCAGATGCGGGTGATACCACCTGGAAATTTAAAGTTGAAAGTAGTGGAGGGGGCGCAATTGAACTTGATTTAGCAAATGCACCCACGGCTGAGTGGCAGCATTATAGCTTCAGCTTAGCCGGTTTAGGCACAGTGAATACCAGTGCGATTGATTTACTGATGGTTTTCCCTGCTTGGGGTACCGGTACCGGAGCTGTGTACTCGGTTGATAATGTACAATTCTTTGATGCACCAGCGGCGGGCGATCGTACGCCAGGCGCATCGGGTGATAGTGCAACAACAACTGTTGCTGCGGGTATCGATTTTGAAGGTTCACAGTTAACTTGGGAATCATTTGATACGGCAGCACTGCAGTTTGTTGCAAACCCTGATAGCAGCGGAACTAATAGTTCAGCAACCGTCGCTAAACTGACTAATTTAACATCTGATGGTGAATGGGTTGGTGCATTTACACGTGGTGGTCTAGAAACCTTTACACTTGATGCAAGTAATAACGTGGTTAAAATCTGGGTTTATAAAAATACTATTAGCCCTGTGCATATCAAGTTCGAAAAGCAACATGGTGATGGTTGGGGCGCACATCCATCTCGCTCTGTCTCAAATACACTGATTAACCAATGGGAAGAGTTAACCATTGATTTCGCTGCTGATATTGGTCTGCCTGAGAATGATGCTATTGGTGGTTTTGTGGTTATGCCTGATGTGACTAATGCAAGATCTGAAGAGTCAGTAATCTATTTTGATAATATCAGCTTCTCAGGCGATGGTGATTCAACTAACTCGGTTGATCCAGTTGGCTCAGTTGTAGAAGAGGGTGTTGCGCTGGTGACTGACGGTGGTTTTGAATCGGCTACACTGGGCGATTGGGCTGATGAGTCACAAAATAGCGCAATTGCGCAGGTTAGTAGTGAAGATAGTCAAAGTGGTACTTACTCGGCAAAACTGTCTGCTGATACTGCTCAGGTTGCAATGATTAGGCTGATAGACCCGGCTCCCGGTACTGTTGTCGCAGGACAATCAGTGATTGTGTCATTTGATCTGAAAGGTTCAATTGATGGCCCTGGTGGCGTGTTTTTTGCTGAATTGATGTCCAATCTTGCTGGCGACGGAACCTCAAAGAGTGAACTCCTCAGTGGTGGTCCACTCTTTCCTAACGCAACTTGGACTAACTATCGCTACGAAACTACCTTGGGTAATGATGTAGACGGCGGTCTATCACTGTTACTGAAAGCTGATCCTGGCGCTGCTGTTAATATCACAGCTTACATCGATAACATTGTAATTAATGCATTAGCGGCAGTAGATGCCCCAGTGGAGCTAACTGCAGCCGCGCCAGCACCAACAGCGTCTGCAGCAGATGTTATCTCTATATTCAGTGATTCTTATACTTCAGTCGCGGGTGTTAACACTAACCCTGATTGGGGGCAATCAACGGTGACAACTGAGGTTGATATTGCTGGTAACAATACATTAAAAATGGCTGCTTTAACTTATCAAGGGTTAGATCTAAGTGCTCAGGATTTAAGCAGTAAAACTTATCTGCATCTTGATTACTGGACAGCTGATGCAACTGGCTTTGATGTATACCTTATTGGCGGCGGTGAAACAGCACATGCCATAACCCCTGTAACAGGTAGCTGGCAGAGTATTGAAATACCGCTTAGTGTTTATACTGGTGTTAATCTTACCGCTGTAAATCAGTTTAAGTTTGATGCTCAGGCATACGATACAAGCGCAACCATTCACTTCGATAACATGTATTTTTACTAA
- a CDS encoding glycoside hydrolase family 17 protein, whose amino-acid sequence MKKSSYKIFLIAFLSIFMFACGDEPLTTLLNNTSSAGDTGTLQPQAIVSDAPLSKSGEQILGNPDYQAISYGAFRAPTREEATVPSVADLKEDMLLLQAMDIKVLRTYNTQIFSDTANLLEAIDQLMAADPNFEMYVMLGVWVQAQGSYTANVDNTTGDAALNRAEMDKAIEMAQNYPEIIKVIAVGNEAMVDWQAHDIPVSVVLGYVNELQGLKADSTISADIWITSSDNQAVWSGSDPRVSGQLNDLNALIAAVDYISLHTYPFHDTHHIPDFWQVPADQAGLTDQQKIDAAMVRAQARVVEQYTAAQAYMLKLGINKPIHIGETGWATVGSPGGEDFTQSGSAAADEYKQKMAYDALRTWSNEFGASLFFFEAFDEQWKAGTENPATHPEKHFGLINMQGEAKYLLWDLVDAGAFNGLERDGLQITKTYGGNVAAMMDEVFVPPAAPVTNEPVAGEFIVLGISLYSNALAYGWDSPETAWAGVNDDTGVLTVATDPDTAATWGWGAGVGIPNETSNLSTSTQITFEIKGDAAFGFYLGFQTTKGAGTNHWVRFNTGSYTLTDQWAKYTISLSDFSDFASGNLEVVNSPFTIADIYETSGGSAPTLSTIEVKNISWLE is encoded by the coding sequence ATGAAAAAAAGTAGTTACAAAATATTTTTAATAGCATTCCTATCGATATTTATGTTTGCCTGTGGGGATGAACCCTTAACAACATTATTAAATAATACGTCTTCTGCAGGTGATACCGGCACTCTACAACCGCAGGCCATCGTCAGCGATGCACCGCTGTCAAAATCAGGCGAGCAGATACTCGGTAATCCGGATTATCAGGCGATCTCCTACGGTGCCTTTAGAGCACCAACACGTGAAGAAGCAACGGTGCCCAGTGTTGCTGATCTTAAAGAAGATATGCTGCTACTGCAGGCGATGGATATAAAAGTATTAAGAACTTATAACACTCAAATTTTTAGTGATACGGCAAATCTACTGGAAGCCATTGATCAGTTAATGGCTGCTGATCCTAACTTTGAAATGTACGTGATGCTGGGTGTTTGGGTACAAGCACAAGGCTCTTATACTGCTAATGTAGATAATACAACTGGAGATGCTGCGCTGAACCGAGCTGAAATGGATAAAGCAATAGAGATGGCACAGAATTATCCTGAGATTATTAAAGTGATTGCCGTGGGTAATGAAGCGATGGTGGACTGGCAGGCACATGATATTCCTGTCAGTGTTGTGCTTGGCTATGTAAACGAGTTACAAGGCTTAAAAGCTGACAGTACTATTTCTGCTGATATCTGGATCACAAGTTCAGATAATCAGGCCGTTTGGTCTGGTAGCGATCCGAGAGTATCTGGACAACTGAATGATTTAAATGCCTTGATTGCAGCGGTTGATTATATCTCACTGCATACTTACCCCTTCCATGATACGCACCACATTCCCGATTTCTGGCAGGTTCCTGCGGATCAAGCTGGTTTAACGGATCAACAGAAAATTGATGCCGCGATGGTCAGAGCTCAAGCGCGTGTTGTTGAACAATATACGGCTGCACAAGCTTATATGTTAAAGTTAGGTATCAATAAACCGATCCACATTGGCGAAACAGGCTGGGCAACAGTGGGTAGCCCGGGTGGTGAAGATTTTACTCAATCCGGCTCTGCAGCAGCGGACGAATACAAACAAAAAATGGCTTATGATGCACTGCGTACCTGGTCAAATGAGTTTGGTGCATCGCTGTTCTTTTTTGAAGCTTTTGATGAGCAGTGGAAAGCGGGCACAGAAAACCCTGCAACTCACCCTGAAAAACATTTTGGCTTAATTAATATGCAGGGCGAAGCGAAATACCTGCTTTGGGATCTGGTTGATGCCGGAGCATTTAATGGCCTGGAAAGGGATGGTTTACAAATTACTAAAACTTACGGTGGTAATGTAGCGGCTATGATGGATGAGGTCTTTGTGCCGCCTGCAGCGCCGGTAACTAACGAACCTGTAGCGGGTGAGTTCATTGTCCTAGGCATTTCATTATATTCAAATGCGCTTGCTTACGGTTGGGATTCTCCAGAGACCGCCTGGGCTGGTGTTAATGATGATACGGGTGTCTTAACGGTAGCAACAGATCCTGATACTGCAGCAACTTGGGGCTGGGGAGCAGGTGTTGGAATTCCAAATGAGACCAGTAATCTAAGCACTTCTACACAGATTACCTTTGAAATTAAAGGTGATGCCGCTTTTGGCTTTTACCTTGGCTTCCAAACGACCAAAGGCGCAGGAACAAATCACTGGGTTAGATTTAATACTGGCAGCTATACACTCACTGACCAGTGGGCTAAATATACCATTAGTCTTAGTGACTTTTCGGACTTTGCAAGTGGCAATTTAGAGGTTGTCAATTCACCCTTTACTATTGCTGATATTTACGAAACGTCGGGAGGCAGTGCGCCTACCTTAAGTACGATTGAGGTGAAAAATATTTCCTGGTTAGAATAA
- a CDS encoding thiol:disulfide interchange protein DsbA/DsbL — protein sequence MNLIKQLFLTLILLCASQAFAKPELGKDYSILNPAMPTHSGKKIEVLEFFSYDCIHCYNFNPLMQAWTKRMPDDVSLTYVPVVYRADMEIPARAFYAVEYLGLHNKLHDTLFDIWHSSNPPYDKASLINALTPYGVDVTKFQNAYNAYSISQALERARGLAYTLDIHMQKNDYHIRSTPTLIIGGKYVISGESAHTIKLLYALIEKVRKEKKH from the coding sequence ATGAATCTTATCAAGCAATTATTTTTGACCCTAATTTTGCTATGCGCCAGCCAGGCTTTTGCAAAACCAGAATTAGGTAAGGATTACTCAATTTTAAATCCCGCAATGCCTACGCATAGCGGTAAAAAGATTGAGGTTCTAGAATTTTTTTCCTACGACTGTATTCATTGCTACAACTTTAATCCTTTGATGCAAGCTTGGACAAAGCGCATGCCCGATGATGTTTCTCTGACTTATGTGCCAGTAGTATACAGAGCCGACATGGAAATACCTGCCCGTGCTTTTTACGCGGTGGAGTACCTCGGTTTACACAACAAATTGCATGACACCTTATTCGACATCTGGCATAGCAGCAACCCACCTTATGACAAAGCCAGCCTGATCAATGCGCTCACACCCTATGGTGTAGACGTTACTAAATTCCAAAATGCCTACAACGCTTACTCTATCAGCCAGGCATTGGAACGCGCCAGGGGATTGGCATACACCTTGGATATACATATGCAAAAGAACGACTATCACATTCGTAGCACACCAACGCTGATTATCGGTGGCAAATATGTCATTTCTGGGGAATCGGCACACACGATTAAACTCCTCTATGCCTTGATCGAAAAAGTTCGCAAGGAAAAAAAGCATTAA
- a CDS encoding glycoside hydrolase family 16 protein has protein sequence MTLQLQKMYFCIGQKLQKSRTTLLAALLMLSFSSSAMAGWELQWIDKFDGTSVNWDNWTAQTQANYNNEVQCYTNDDSSVNKNYDVSDGTLKIIARKQNINCPGLGGTQKSWTSGRLNSKDKNEFLYGRIESRIKFHNLEGGTWPAFWMLENRIAEQPVKGDGDSINWPNAGAGEIDVWEWFSNAPNTYITNFFNTESCAGETLYSYPNGGPDVQNWHNYALEWSKDNTSFYIDDILVVSQDMSSCNQYQEPMFVLLNVAMGGNLGGNINPSLTQATMEIDYVAHCQPSAANNATYCNQALAEQNNGLPEVSIKITQNGYTITDINPDNGLVTLSAQTGNINADSSYSYDWYTSGLASPIITGNQINFDPSSMVNGYYYVSVILTDDQNPTQTDRDAQTLKVISESISTSNTINANSTGGSISAGILLFLGLLGLFRARHSLPHQSAGK, from the coding sequence ATGACATTACAGCTCCAGAAAATGTATTTTTGTATTGGTCAGAAACTACAAAAATCACGGACAACTCTTTTAGCAGCTTTATTAATGCTCAGCTTCAGCAGCTCGGCAATGGCTGGCTGGGAACTGCAGTGGATTGATAAATTTGATGGAACAAGTGTTAACTGGGATAACTGGACCGCGCAGACACAAGCCAACTATAACAATGAAGTACAGTGCTATACCAATGATGACAGCTCGGTGAATAAAAACTATGATGTTTCGGACGGCACCCTGAAAATTATTGCCCGTAAACAAAACATTAATTGTCCCGGCTTAGGCGGCACGCAAAAAAGCTGGACCTCGGGCCGTTTAAACAGCAAAGATAAAAACGAATTTCTTTATGGACGGATAGAATCAAGAATCAAATTCCACAATTTAGAAGGTGGTACCTGGCCAGCATTCTGGATGCTGGAAAATCGTATTGCTGAGCAACCTGTTAAGGGTGATGGTGACTCTATTAACTGGCCCAATGCAGGGGCTGGCGAAATTGATGTCTGGGAATGGTTTTCTAACGCACCTAATACTTATATCACTAACTTCTTTAACACCGAAAGCTGTGCTGGTGAGACGCTGTATAGCTACCCGAACGGTGGACCTGATGTACAAAACTGGCACAACTACGCACTGGAATGGAGCAAAGATAACACCTCTTTTTACATTGATGACATTCTGGTTGTCTCACAAGATATGAGTAGTTGTAATCAATATCAAGAACCAATGTTTGTGCTGCTCAATGTCGCAATGGGTGGCAACTTAGGTGGCAACATCAACCCAAGCCTCACCCAAGCCACAATGGAAATCGACTATGTTGCCCACTGTCAACCTTCTGCTGCCAACAACGCAACTTACTGCAATCAAGCACTTGCCGAGCAAAATAATGGTTTGCCCGAGGTCAGCATCAAGATCACTCAAAACGGGTACACTATTACTGATATTAACCCCGATAATGGTTTAGTCACACTCAGCGCACAAACCGGCAATATAAATGCAGACAGCAGTTACAGCTATGACTGGTATACCAGTGGCCTGGCCAGCCCGATCATAACAGGGAATCAAATAAACTTTGACCCGTCTTCAATGGTTAATGGTTATTATTATGTGTCTGTTATCCTGACGGACGATCAGAATCCCACACAGACAGATAGAGATGCGCAAACACTTAAAGTGATATCGGAGTCAATATCCACCAGCAATACAATTAATGCCAACAGTACGGGTGGTAGTATAAGCGCAGGCATTTTATTATTTTTAGGTTTATTGGGCTTGTTCCGCGCCCGGCACAGCCTCCCCCATCAAAGCGCAGGCAAATAA
- a CDS encoding carboxypeptidase-like regulatory domain-containing protein, which produces MFKNIKIFMLLLLSVLFFGCADEELEAVVSARGDDTPPITYSVTVKVSDDINGASISNAQVVLAGKTKITNALGAASFELAKASYSLSIAATGYKSYTHVFDLTADNQQVLAAMAETLPVPEVSYLFHSENEDSNFMQYWGDNWGSGATITNIDDDPDFIKVLKVSSGTNWGNKGAVAWGNEDQNAINISTYTHVKFKVKATNLTDVEVIVNSATKVESNIGYLINNGTLLENGWVEITAVLPDFSDMTWFALAFNGEQSGLVLLADVHFVTQTMIIQGPHEAAALPPQLSDAQAIVLYSDSLKQDKYISVWSSNWWNAPIYSQGNIDGNYYAKYEITELGTVGGAVGLEFGIENGFVDASAKTMMNFDMYVESGITQIQLKLVSDGGDSLYKTINPPTGEWVSHQAVFSELEVLSGTLEPSTLKLAGFIVFGEAGKSFYVDNIYFSGESIFSDLVVTVEDNNNVVIAGAIVSIGDLSVTADANGVATLNLQEGEHSVKVSADGFGLRQQIQSNVGGGAITLTMQPLNPGPFLPAPAPIHSDAEAFVLYSDSLLVDKNISFWEDNWYNAPVYSQVNLAGNNMAKFQITPDGRDGGVVGIQYGVEGGVVDASNKIGMRFDIYATSGVTQAVIQIVASNGARIQTIKPVTTGEWVSLELVFDDLVDSNQSFSSEELTQLGLQLWGTSSDSVYLDNIYFY; this is translated from the coding sequence ATGTTCAAAAATATAAAGATATTCATGTTATTACTGTTATCTGTGCTGTTTTTTGGCTGCGCTGACGAGGAACTTGAGGCAGTTGTTAGTGCCAGAGGGGACGACACCCCGCCTATTACATACTCTGTTACCGTGAAGGTGAGCGATGATATCAATGGGGCAAGTATCAGCAACGCGCAAGTCGTGCTGGCAGGAAAAACAAAAATAACCAATGCGTTAGGTGCTGCAAGCTTTGAGTTAGCAAAAGCCAGCTACTCCCTTAGTATTGCCGCGACAGGCTATAAGAGTTATACACACGTTTTTGATCTCACTGCCGATAACCAGCAAGTACTTGCAGCAATGGCTGAAACGCTGCCAGTACCCGAAGTGAGTTACCTATTCCACTCTGAAAATGAAGATTCAAACTTTATGCAATATTGGGGTGATAATTGGGGATCTGGTGCAACAATAACTAATATTGATGACGACCCTGATTTTATCAAAGTACTTAAAGTGAGCAGTGGCACAAACTGGGGTAATAAAGGGGCGGTTGCTTGGGGTAATGAAGACCAAAATGCCATTAATATCTCAACTTATACACATGTTAAATTTAAAGTTAAAGCGACTAACCTGACTGATGTTGAAGTGATTGTTAATAGCGCCACCAAAGTTGAATCTAATATTGGTTATTTAATCAATAATGGCACTTTATTAGAAAATGGATGGGTAGAAATAACCGCGGTGTTGCCTGATTTTTCTGATATGACCTGGTTTGCATTGGCATTCAATGGTGAGCAATCTGGTTTGGTACTGCTTGCTGATGTGCACTTTGTTACCCAGACTATGATTATTCAGGGACCTCATGAGGCCGCGGCTTTACCTCCACAACTAAGCGATGCTCAAGCAATCGTTCTTTACAGTGATTCCTTAAAGCAGGATAAATATATTTCGGTTTGGAGTTCAAACTGGTGGAATGCACCCATTTATTCCCAGGGAAATATAGACGGCAATTATTATGCAAAATATGAAATTACAGAATTAGGCACAGTTGGTGGTGCCGTTGGCCTTGAGTTTGGGATTGAAAATGGTTTTGTTGACGCATCTGCAAAAACCATGATGAACTTTGATATGTATGTTGAAAGTGGCATAACACAAATCCAACTGAAATTAGTCTCAGATGGCGGTGACTCTTTATATAAAACCATTAATCCACCAACGGGAGAATGGGTTTCACATCAAGCCGTTTTTTCAGAGCTGGAAGTCTTATCGGGCACCCTTGAACCAAGTACACTAAAATTAGCAGGCTTTATCGTATTCGGTGAAGCAGGTAAGTCATTCTATGTTGATAATATCTATTTTTCTGGTGAATCAATATTTTCTGATCTGGTTGTGACCGTTGAAGATAATAATAATGTTGTCATTGCCGGTGCGATTGTATCGATTGGTGATCTAAGTGTTACAGCAGATGCAAATGGCGTTGCGACACTGAATCTACAGGAAGGTGAGCACAGTGTAAAAGTAAGTGCAGATGGCTTTGGGCTGAGACAACAGATTCAATCTAATGTTGGTGGTGGAGCAATAACACTGACTATGCAGCCACTTAACCCAGGGCCTTTTCTGCCAGCACCTGCGCCAATACACAGCGATGCAGAGGCTTTTGTATTATACAGTGACTCATTATTAGTCGATAAAAACATCTCTTTCTGGGAAGATAATTGGTATAACGCACCAGTATATTCGCAGGTTAATTTAGCAGGTAATAACATGGCTAAATTTCAAATCACACCTGATGGTCGCGATGGAGGGGTAGTCGGTATACAGTATGGTGTAGAAGGCGGGGTTGTTGATGCCTCGAATAAAATTGGCATGCGCTTTGATATCTATGCGACTAGTGGTGTTACACAAGCGGTCATTCAGATAGTCGCGTCTAATGGTGCCAGAATACAGACCATAAAACCTGTAACCACTGGAGAATGGGTATCACTAGAACTTGTATTTGATGATTTAGTCGATTCTAATCAGTCTTTTAGTTCAGAGGAATTAACTCAGTTAGGCTTGCAGTTATGGGGAACAAGCAGTGACAGTGTTTACCTGGACAATATCTATTTTTACTAA